DNA sequence from the Oncorhynchus kisutch isolate 150728-3 unplaced genomic scaffold, Okis_V2 Okis07a-Okis12b_hom, whole genome shotgun sequence genome:
GCGTCTGCTCACCCAAAGGCATGATGAGAGGGTTAGTGTTGAGTTGATTGGTGGGTGGGAGCTGTGATTAATTTCACAACTTCACTTCATACCACAGCAATCAGCCATGAGGAGACTGACATACTTTTTGGTACTTTGGTGCTTTCCGTCATATTTTCCACATTACACAATCtccaaaaatataactttttccCTCGAAGAAAGTTTGCCCATCGCCTCCAACCACATCATAAATCCCAGAAATAAAGTTGTTTGGCTCCCTGCTTCTCCTACTTCAGTACGTACCGTGTAAGTTAGACAGAGCGTACTCCAGGCCCTTCATGGCCTTCACCTGGTTGCTCTTGAAGCGGGCCAAGCCAAACTCCTGGGGAACAGAACAGACGGACATGACAGGAAACAGCAGGGTTTAAATGGGGAGACATGAGAACAGCAGGGTACTTCCcccccctttctttctccctcctttcatctctcttgttctctctctttcccttcatctcaacttcctttctctctctagggGTAGTCAAGGCTAGTCCACacttctaataataataataataataatatttttctACCCTTGCGTAGAAAACATTCCTGGTGGAAGATGaccatttctttgttttggcatCTGCAGACACTTTTCCTCTTGTGCCATTACTCGACCCTATAAAccctctctcgtgtgtgtgtgtgtgtgtgtgtgtgtgtgtgtgtgtgtgtgtgtgtgagagagagagagagagagagagacagaatgcctATCTTGCTGAGGTGGAAAATACTTATGTGGGCCTCTTAGATTTGCCGACCAAATATCTGGGTGGAACTTAAGGGAAAATCTGTTTTTCAACTCAGACTGGGCTTTTGTTATAGATGGATTATATACATATGTTCTCATAGGTGTCCAACAACGACCGCAAGCAGATCCTTCAAATTGATTTCCCAGGCTACAAATCCAAATGTACTGCTGCTTTGCAAACTGCTGCTACAAGTTATCAAGTTATCAATTCCACTTCATTTTGAGGAACTGGTTGCATGCGATAATAACATACTGTTTTGGAAGAATCTGACATTTTGTTCCGAAATATGATCTTGTAGGTAATTACAAATTTGTTCCATCTGTCTAGTGATATGAGTCATCCCCTCCTTCAGCTGCCGTCTACTGGAATCAAAACAAGACAGCGCTCGCTAGCACGCCGCCACAACGCTTTGCGTTAACTAGACGGCGGGCATAATCTGGtggggtgtgagtgtgttcctTATGGTGCTCCTCTTTGCTCATCCATCAAGTTGACAGCACCATATCTTGTTAGATAGACGTCAAGTGTTGGCGATCTTGAGACGAACACAAAGTGGGAAGGGGATGGACAAAGTGTTGGTTGAATCATAAAAAGGTCTGTATGATTGTAGTGTAGGTCTAGTTGATATTGACCAGGTATGGTGAGATAAAATGTCTCACTTAGTCTCTCACATTAAAGCCTTGTTCTATTGCTAACCGTAGAATGGAGTGAACTCTGACTCGCATAGAGACTTGAGATGTAAACCATGAGATATCTACCCACCCGGCTGACTCAAAGGAGGTTACACAACTTCATCTCTTTCTCATCCAACAAACCAGGTCCCTGAGAAACAGAAAACCACCAACAATACATGTCACGTCTGTGTCTCTTTAGTCAAGGGCTTACCAGTCTGAACCAATATCCAGCCAGACTGCGGAAATGTTGCAATTTTTTTTATAGGAAATGTCACAAATTATATACAATGGAAACGTTGTGGGTATCAGCATGAAGGAATTTCTCTGGGAAACAGTATATTCATTGTGCTGTAGGCTTGGAGACGGTCGGTTGCTAGAGAAAACAAACAAGCGCAACCAGTAAACAAGCCAGTCTCTCAGGGGGGCGGGGCAACGCAGAGGGCACTTTCTTGTCAATGTCTAGGGTCTTGTGGCTGTAATATAGGTCAACCACTGGAGGTCATGAAGGGACAGATACCAACCTAGCCTAAACCATGaggaaaaatatatttcattcCGTATCTAAAGATATGCAATAATAACACTATTTGGACAGCAGTTTTCATGTAGACGTGCATATCGAAGTCTCTGTTCAATAGTAGGCTGTGTGCTAATACGTAGAAACATTCTTATCTTAGTCAATACTAATAGTGTCAGTGTTTCTTTTTTTTAGAGGCGGTGCGCCGCTGCTAGATGCAGTAGGGGAAACACAGCGTGTTCCTCTGTCTGGTGGTGGTGCTGATACCATCTCCTAAAGACAGAACACGGATTTCAAACAAATACAAGACACTACATGGTGCTGAGTCAGTGTACTGTGAAGGGACATGAGCGTCCACCAACCTAGTAAAACAGAGAAACCTACACGTACTAACAAACACATACATGAACTACATGTGCCTGGCATGAGTGTCAAACCCACACGTTTGGTGTTACAAGCACCATTCTCCAACCACTAAGCTGTGGGAACCAGTATCCCTGGGTTCCAAATCAACACCTAGCCCCTACTCACTTCTTGGTGTAGGGGTCGACTCAGAACGGAGCATATGTCGGGGTGTACCTCACCATTAACGTAGTGTGATTGAGGTTCCAGGTGTACGTGGTGAGGCTCTTGGTGACCGGGTCGACGACGGAGTCCTCTACGATGTAGACGGAGCGTGATAGGTTGGAGGGGAAGAGGAACTCGGCCCAGCGAGGCATTCGATTGGTCTTGGTGAGCAGGCGTCTGGAGAGAAGCCGCTGGTCCGCCGTCACCTCACGGAGAACCACGTCCTCTGTGAGAACATGGGTGCTGATGCACGGGAACACACACAATGTTAGTGGTATGCTATCAGTTGGTCCAATTACTAGTTGTTCAGACAACATAACATATTTTCACGACACTTAACATACTCCACAAACACATTTTGAACATTGTCAGTACTTCTGAATTTAACCTGCTAAATAGTTGCAGATTTGTACATTTCAAGTACTTGTATTTGATTATTAGCAATCGAATACAAACCTTGAATCAAGTAGTCAAATAAAAGGAAAGATGGCCGGGTTAAATACAGAGCAGAAATTAACAATACAAACTAAATGAAGTCACTGACTGACTAAGTCACTTCCTTCTGATCTGACAAAGCTTGGCATCACTTCTCCACTGTGATCATTCTCAGTTCTCCATCTTAATAAACTCTTCTCACTGTTGTTTTTTCTAAACGTGTGTAACAGCGTCAGACACCATCGTCTCATTGTGATTGAGAacagggcaattccacagtaacataATGATGCTGAGACGGATTTTTTCACTTTAGAATGTAtatcaaacaaaaaaacaatgacTGCAAAGTTAAACTGTACAACTCTATGCATAAGGACTACTTGTACCAATGtccactgaacattttacaaaaacacatttggttgaacagtgcagatgcacAGTTTGGCTATAGAATGACGGTTGGTGCCGTTTGTGCAGATTCACATTCACAGCTGATAGTAGGAGAAAACACAGGTTTTCCATGGGTCTGGAGTTTGTTACTCAATGGAAAATAGGCatatcccttctctctcctactaGATGCACATCTCACCAAATCATTGAGGCGTCCGCCATAAAAAGGTCAGCGCGAGGTCCTGTACCTGAATGGGTTGGGATACCTCTGCCAGAAGGCAGAGACAACATGGTCCCACGTGGTCCTGATGTCTACATCGTTAGAGAAGTACTTGACCATTCTCCCCCTGCCTGCCGATGTGCAGGCTGTTGGTCTGAACACGGACTTCTTCGGATTGTCCTGTCTGTGATTACTATGCTGGGTGCTCTGATGTTACTGACTCCATCCACACCTGACGCACACACTGAACCCTGgcgaggaagagaggtggagggagggagagaggggtattTCAGGATAACAGGTATAATAGGACAGACCTTTATCTCAGCTACATGTAGGTCTGATAACATCAGATACTGTATGTGTTCAAAACAGAACCAAAAAGATATGTTGCTCTGCTCTAGGTTTGTAGCTACTACTGGCTAGCTACAGCCCTCTGTGGTTATTATGTGCAGCTTCAatcattttagtcatttaactgACACTTATGCAGTGCGACTTACATGAGAAATTAgggctaagtgccttgctcaagggcacatcggcagatttttcacaGTTGGCTCgtggattcgaaccagtgacctttcagttattGACCCAATGCgcttaaccattaggctacctgctgccggTCCCACAAAATGGGATGTACTGTGTAAAAGTAGCTAGCGTAGTATCACCTGACAGCTGGGTCAAATACACACAGGTATCATATGAACTTAGAGCAGTACACCCTGCGGGGTATCACCGTTCGCTTTACTAGACCTGTCACAGATTcagtcacatactgtacaagGGGAGAAGGAACATTGCTCAAGGTTGCATGGGA
Encoded proteins:
- the LOC116360190 gene encoding PRELI domain-containing protein 1, mitochondrial-like, whose translation is MVKYFSNDVDIRTTWDHVVSAFWQRYPNPFSTHVLTEDVVLREVTADQRLLSRRLLTKTNRMPRWAEFLFPSNLSRSVYIVEDSVVDPVTKSLTTYTWNLNHTTLMEFGLARFKSNQVKAMKGLEYALSNLHGEAPQRQPCVRDTVKTATEKAKTLASAAAPQKQPQQYV